In a single window of the Papaver somniferum cultivar HN1 chromosome 8, ASM357369v1, whole genome shotgun sequence genome:
- the LOC113304596 gene encoding zinc finger protein ZAT9-like isoform X2, whose product MEKRNCKICFKRFSNGRALGGHMKSHMAILQTPPKVEQTKFNFQQEQIRNEAESSEEEQGDEEEMKNGLYNGLREHPEKSFRLVDPIFSSSTATMEVGNSSSVIIDRESETDESFKNNTPSLTRRRSKRNRRIPITQKDQYLTYNEEIHCNIKKMKKLKKAIMKAEAFEPVESEPVSSVSDNTIEEDVAFSLMMLSRDTWIKESDEVSEKSIDIEDDYDSEEEIIKLTSYTSRTAATPTRKKYQCESCKKVFRSYQALGGHRANHSKINGCILPSSTIQADQNLTAAAAAATNSNTTTSTVPISAASKSIKFRDNLIDLNLPAPIEEDDNSEFIDLI is encoded by the exons ATGGAGAAGAGAAACTGTAAGATATGTTTCAAGAGATTCTCGAATGGTAGAGCACTAGGTGGTCATATGAAATCTCATATGGCAATTCTTCAAACACCACCAAAAGTTGAACAGACCAAGTTTAATTTTCAGCAGGAACAAATCAGAAACGAAGCTGAATCATCTGAAGAAGAAcaaggagatgaagaagagatgaaaAATGGGTTATACAATGGATTGAGGGAACACCCAGAGAAAAGTTTCAGATTAGTAGATCCTATATTTTCTTCATCAACAGCAACAATGGAAGTTGGTAATTCTTCATCAGTAATTATAGATAGAGAAAGTGAAACTGATGAATCGTTTAAGAATAATACTCCGTCACTTACTAGAAGAAGATCAAAAAGAAATCGAAGAATACCCATTACTCAAAAGGATCAGTATCTTACTTACAATGAAGAAATCCACTGTAAcattaagaagatgaagaaattgaagaaagCCATTATGAAAGCTGAAGCATTTGAACCAGTTGAATCGGAACCAGTAAGTTCAGTTTCTGATAATACTATTGAAGAAGATGTTGCtttttctttgatgatgctttcTAGAGATACTTGGATTAAAGAATCGGATGAAGTTTCAGAGAAATCTATTGATATTGAGGATGATTATGATTCAGAGGAGGAGATCATTAAGCTAACTTCTTATACTTCGCGAACAGCTGCAACACCAACTCGAAAGAAATACCAGTGTGAGTCATGCAAGAAAGTTTTTCGTTCATATCAAGCATTAGGTGGGCACAGAGCAAATCACAGTAAGATTAATGGTTGTATTCTTCCATCTTCTACCATTCAAGCTGATCAAA AtttaacagcagcagcagcagcagcaactaatTCCAATACTACTACTTCTACTGTTCCAATTTCAGCAGCTTCGAAGTCTATTAAATTTAGAGATAATCTGATAGATCTCAATCTTCCAGCTCCGATCGAAGAAGATGATAATTCAGAATTCATTGATCTTATTTAA
- the LOC113304596 gene encoding zinc finger protein ZAT9-like isoform X1: MEKRNCKICFKRFSNGRALGGHMKSHMAILQTPPKVEQTKFNFQQEQIRNEAESSEEEQGDEEEMKNGLYNGLREHPEKSFRLVDPIFSSSTATMEVGNSSSVIIDRESETDESFKNNTPSLTRRRSKRNRRIPITQKDQYLTYNEEIHCNIKKMKKLKKAIMKAEAFEPVESEPVSSVSDNTIEEDVAFSLMMLSRDTWIKESDEVSEKSIDIEDDYDSEEEIIKLTSYTSRTAATPTRKKYQCESCKKVFRSYQALGGHRANHSKINGCILPSSTIQADQSNADDYLKCPVCFKSFKSRQALGGHKRIHFSADLTAAAAAATNSNTTTSTVPISAASKSIKFRDNLIDLNLPAPIEEDDNSEFIDLI, from the coding sequence ATGGAGAAGAGAAACTGTAAGATATGTTTCAAGAGATTCTCGAATGGTAGAGCACTAGGTGGTCATATGAAATCTCATATGGCAATTCTTCAAACACCACCAAAAGTTGAACAGACCAAGTTTAATTTTCAGCAGGAACAAATCAGAAACGAAGCTGAATCATCTGAAGAAGAAcaaggagatgaagaagagatgaaaAATGGGTTATACAATGGATTGAGGGAACACCCAGAGAAAAGTTTCAGATTAGTAGATCCTATATTTTCTTCATCAACAGCAACAATGGAAGTTGGTAATTCTTCATCAGTAATTATAGATAGAGAAAGTGAAACTGATGAATCGTTTAAGAATAATACTCCGTCACTTACTAGAAGAAGATCAAAAAGAAATCGAAGAATACCCATTACTCAAAAGGATCAGTATCTTACTTACAATGAAGAAATCCACTGTAAcattaagaagatgaagaaattgaagaaagCCATTATGAAAGCTGAAGCATTTGAACCAGTTGAATCGGAACCAGTAAGTTCAGTTTCTGATAATACTATTGAAGAAGATGTTGCtttttctttgatgatgctttcTAGAGATACTTGGATTAAAGAATCGGATGAAGTTTCAGAGAAATCTATTGATATTGAGGATGATTATGATTCAGAGGAGGAGATCATTAAGCTAACTTCTTATACTTCGCGAACAGCTGCAACACCAACTCGAAAGAAATACCAGTGTGAGTCATGCAAGAAAGTTTTTCGTTCATATCAAGCATTAGGTGGGCACAGAGCAAATCACAGTAAGATTAATGGTTGTATTCTTCCATCTTCTACCATTCAAGCTGATCAAAGTAATGCAGATGACTATCTCAAATGCCCAGTTTGTTTCAAAAGCTTTAAGTCAAGACAAGCTCTGGGAGGACATAAAAGAATCCATTTTTCTGCAGAtttaacagcagcagcagcagcagcaactaatTCCAATACTACTACTTCTACTGTTCCAATTTCAGCAGCTTCGAAGTCTATTAAATTTAGAGATAATCTGATAGATCTCAATCTTCCAGCTCCGATCGAAGAAGATGATAATTCAGAATTCATTGATCTTATTTAA